Proteins from a single region of Desulfolutivibrio sulfoxidireducens:
- a CDS encoding ATP-binding cassette domain-containing protein, which produces MDVFFSDITKRYGRILANDGVTVALMPGRIHGLLGENGAGKSTLMRVLAGHVACDRGFLEIDGTRHERLTPATAMALGIGMLSQDPLDFPPLSVWENFTLGGPPRSRTAARARLLELSRNLGFFFRPDDPVSRLTVAERQQLELARLIDNDARLLILDEPTTGISPAQKDILFRILRDFAASAGRIVILVTHKLAEAEELCDEVLIMRRGRLAGRFEPPYDAGTLLETMFGPEAAQAAAEPEIAGEAAAVSVKAPEVVTPPDAAPLAELSEAAFSDEKSALPPCTLTLYPGEVIGVAGVAGGGQELFLRGLAGLARVRQGSFRLVGAQMRGRGLAAFLRAGVHFLPASRLEEGLFPGLSLADHARLGFPSEHGDIPGLFSRRFVDRFHVPNQPAAPAASLSGGNQQRLLLSLIPDATRLLVAESPTRGLDVASTAQVWEHFRSLAASGTAVVFSCEDLDEILARAGRILVFFNRRLAADLPAVGQTVRSLGRHMTGRPAQAVA; this is translated from the coding sequence GTGGACGTTTTTTTCTCGGACATCACCAAACGCTACGGCCGAATCCTGGCCAACGACGGCGTCACCGTGGCCCTTATGCCGGGCCGCATCCATGGACTTTTGGGTGAAAACGGGGCCGGCAAGAGCACGCTCATGCGCGTTCTTGCCGGCCATGTGGCGTGTGACAGAGGGTTTCTCGAGATCGACGGGACGCGGCACGAACGGTTGACCCCGGCGACGGCCATGGCCCTGGGCATCGGCATGCTCAGCCAGGACCCCCTGGATTTTCCGCCGCTTTCCGTATGGGAAAACTTCACCCTTGGCGGACCGCCGCGTTCCCGCACGGCGGCCAGGGCCAGGCTCCTTGAGCTTTCGCGGAACCTTGGATTCTTTTTTCGGCCCGACGATCCGGTTTCCCGGCTCACCGTGGCCGAGCGCCAGCAACTGGAACTGGCGCGGCTTATCGACAACGACGCGCGGCTTTTGATCCTCGACGAGCCCACCACGGGCATCTCACCGGCCCAGAAGGACATCCTGTTCCGCATCCTGCGCGATTTCGCTGCCAGCGCGGGCCGCATCGTGATCCTGGTGACGCATAAGCTGGCCGAGGCCGAGGAGTTGTGCGACGAGGTCCTTATCATGCGCCGGGGACGTCTGGCGGGCCGTTTCGAGCCGCCCTACGACGCCGGGACGCTCCTGGAGACCATGTTCGGCCCCGAGGCGGCCCAGGCCGCGGCGGAGCCGGAGATCGCCGGGGAGGCGGCCGCCGTGTCGGTCAAGGCCCCCGAGGTCGTGACACCGCCGGATGCCGCGCCCCTGGCCGAGCTGTCCGAGGCGGCCTTTTCCGATGAAAAATCGGCCCTGCCGCCCTGTACCCTGACGTTGTATCCCGGAGAGGTCATCGGCGTGGCCGGGGTGGCCGGCGGCGGCCAGGAGCTTTTCCTGCGCGGGCTGGCCGGGCTGGCCCGGGTGCGCCAGGGGAGCTTCCGCCTTGTCGGCGCACAGATGCGCGGCCGGGGCCTGGCCGCCTTTTTGCGGGCCGGGGTCCATTTCCTGCCCGCCTCGCGCCTGGAGGAGGGCCTTTTCCCGGGTCTGTCCCTGGCCGACCACGCCCGGCTCGGTTTTCCCTCCGAACACGGCGACATTCCGGGCCTTTTCTCCCGACGCTTCGTGGACCGCTTCCACGTGCCCAACCAGCCCGCCGCGCCGGCCGCGTCCCTGTCCGGGGGCAACCAGCAGCGGCTTTTGCTGTCGCTTATCCCGGACGCCACCAGGCTTCTCGTGGCCGAAAGCCCCACCAGGGGGCTGGACGTGGCCTCCACCGCCCAGGTCTGGGAGCATTTCCGGTCCCTGGCCGCCTCGGGCACGGCCGTGGTCTTCTCCTGCGAGGACCTGGATGAGATTCTGGCCCGGGCCGGGCGCATCCTGGTGTTCTTCAACCGGCGTCTGGCCGCCGATCTCCCCGCCGTCGGCCAGACCGTGCGAAGCCTCGGCCGCCACATGACCGGCCGGCCCGCCCAGGCCGTGGCCTGA
- a CDS encoding ABC transporter permease, translating to MRKSPLALANPLLALCIALAATLAVLFLAKAPPLTTLAVLFGGGLDSPGAWLKTLSAFIPLFLCATALLATYAAGLWNIGVEGQITMGAVFAAGVLRLPDPASCPPALALALALGAAFCGGALWALLAGALRVFGRVHELFSGLGLNFAATGVGLWLILGPWKRAGMASLSGTEPLPGAFRLPGFAGKPASMFGVVLAVIAFVLVVWLLRRTTWGLKLAAVRQNLKAARLIGLSPRRRMLEAMALCGGLAGLAGGLLVTGLYHRLIPSISGNFGYTAILAVLMVSLVPWAVPLSCFFFAVLLAGAVQLPMALELDSSLSGVIQGVLVLAFLAAGRLSLGSKFTGNQS from the coding sequence ATGCGAAAATCCCCCCTGGCCCTCGCAAACCCCCTTCTCGCCCTTTGCATCGCCCTGGCCGCGACCCTGGCCGTGCTCTTTCTGGCCAAGGCCCCGCCCCTGACCACCCTGGCCGTGCTCTTCGGCGGCGGCCTGGATTCGCCGGGGGCCTGGCTGAAGACCCTGTCCGCGTTCATTCCGCTTTTTCTGTGCGCGACGGCCCTTCTGGCCACCTATGCCGCCGGGCTGTGGAACATCGGCGTGGAGGGACAGATCACCATGGGCGCGGTCTTTGCGGCGGGCGTGCTGCGTCTGCCCGACCCGGCCTCCTGCCCCCCGGCCCTGGCCCTGGCCCTGGCCCTTGGCGCGGCCTTTTGCGGCGGGGCCCTGTGGGCGCTTCTGGCCGGGGCACTGCGAGTCTTTGGCCGGGTGCACGAGCTTTTTTCCGGGCTCGGGCTCAACTTCGCGGCCACCGGGGTCGGGCTGTGGCTGATTTTAGGGCCCTGGAAACGGGCCGGCATGGCGTCATTAAGCGGCACGGAACCGCTTCCCGGGGCCTTCCGCCTGCCCGGGTTCGCCGGCAAGCCGGCCAGCATGTTCGGGGTGGTCCTGGCCGTGATCGCCTTCGTCCTGGTGGTCTGGCTTTTGCGGCGCACCACCTGGGGCCTCAAGCTCGCCGCCGTGCGCCAGAACCTCAAGGCCGCGCGCCTGATCGGCCTGTCCCCCAGGCGGCGCATGCTCGAGGCCATGGCCCTGTGCGGGGGACTGGCGGGTCTGGCCGGGGGGCTTCTGGTCACCGGGCTCTACCACCGCCTGATTCCCTCCATCTCCGGAAATTTCGGGTACACCGCCATTTTGGCCGTGCTCATGGTCTCGCTCGTCCCGTGGGCCGTGCCCCTGTCCTGTTTTTTCTTCGCCGTGCTCCTGGCCGGGGCGGTACAACTGCCCATGGCCCTGGAACTGGATTCGTCCCTAAGCGGGGTCATCCAGGGCGTTTTAGTCCTGGCCTTTCTGGCCGCCGGGCGGCTGAGCCTCGGCTCGAAATTCACGGGGAACCAATCATGA
- a CDS encoding ABC transporter permease produces the protein MTEPLAANLAAVLFAGAPLALAALGETLSERAGVINLSVDGTILFAAMTAFAAARITGDPWIGVAAGALAGAFVAAVLAVAGLWLRAPILAVGFILTLLCRDLAYFLGHPYARQPGPDLGVWTIPGLRDIPFLGTVIGRQSPVVYGSLVAVAAVTFFLYRTRAGLALRAAGESPRAAFARGIPVERLRTLYCLIGGAFSGLAGAAYSLGVKPGWGHPQGAEGAGWIALAIVIFGGWRPSRVVLGAYFFALIQVVGIHLQDALPGVPGTIFQIAPFPVMIATLLGINIRRSGRFRDAVAGLPLLGRLAGKPPAGAPGALAGVLDQDAA, from the coding sequence ATGACCGAGCCCCTGGCCGCCAATCTGGCCGCCGTGCTCTTCGCCGGCGCCCCCCTGGCCCTGGCCGCCCTGGGCGAGACCCTGTCCGAGCGGGCCGGGGTCATCAACCTGTCCGTGGACGGGACCATCCTGTTTGCGGCCATGACCGCCTTCGCCGCGGCCCGGATCACCGGAGACCCCTGGATCGGCGTGGCCGCCGGGGCCCTGGCCGGGGCCTTCGTGGCCGCCGTGCTGGCCGTGGCGGGGCTTTGGCTTCGGGCCCCGATTCTGGCCGTGGGCTTCATCCTGACCCTTCTGTGTCGCGACCTGGCCTACTTTCTGGGCCATCCCTACGCCCGCCAGCCCGGGCCGGACCTGGGGGTGTGGACCATCCCCGGCCTGCGCGACATTCCGTTTCTGGGCACGGTCATCGGCCGGCAAAGCCCGGTGGTGTACGGAAGCCTCGTCGCCGTGGCGGCGGTCACGTTTTTTTTGTACCGCACCCGGGCCGGACTGGCGCTTCGGGCGGCCGGGGAGTCGCCGCGCGCGGCCTTCGCCCGGGGCATCCCGGTGGAACGGCTAAGGACCCTCTACTGTCTCATCGGCGGGGCCTTCTCGGGCCTTGCCGGCGCGGCCTATTCCCTGGGCGTCAAGCCCGGCTGGGGGCATCCCCAGGGGGCCGAGGGCGCGGGCTGGATCGCCCTGGCCATCGTCATCTTCGGCGGCTGGCGGCCGTCGCGGGTGGTGCTCGGGGCCTATTTCTTCGCCCTCATCCAGGTCGTGGGCATCCATCTCCAGGACGCCCTGCCCGGGGTGCCCGGCACCATATTCCAGATCGCCCCCTTCCCGGTCATGATCGCGACCCTTTTGGGCATCAACATCCGCCGCTCGGGCCGCTTCCGGGACGCGGTGGCCGGCCTGCCCCTGCTTGGCCGGCTGGCCGGGAAACCGCCGGCCGGCGCACCCGGGGCCCTGGCCGGGGTCCTGGACCAGGATGCGGCGTAA